The following are encoded in a window of Hippoglossus stenolepis isolate QCI-W04-F060 chromosome 10, HSTE1.2, whole genome shotgun sequence genomic DNA:
- the cln8 gene encoding protein CLN8, which translates to MDPDLQPSPLLSQPSAEYFQWDLRLQLIGLGFSFYAAAFLLSHLLSLALSRTYNSLPAKEKVFWNLAATRAVFGIQSTVAGLRALTEDSMLTRDKVRGQEDWSWFNVLTATGFFMFENFALHASSVVFRSFDLPLATHHFFALSGYAGAVVWDSHGHYLPMVTLLLEISTPFTCISWMLLKAGWARTLIWRANQWVMIHMFHCRMVLTYHLWWVTFTHWGDVNTHIALPPRLLFFTGLALLTLILNPIWTQKKTMQLLKPVDWNFGNKPATLNGAADGLSGVSIKPHAS; encoded by the exons atggATCCAGACCTGCAGCCCAGTCCTCTGCTCTCCCAGCCCAGTGCGGAGTACTTCCAGTGGGACCTTCGCCTCCAGCTCATCGGCCTGGGATTCAGCTTCTATGCAGCagccttcctcctctctcacctcctgtCCCTGGCTTTGTCCCGCACCTACAATTCCCTCCCCGCCAAGGAGAAGGTCTTCTGGAACCTTGCAGCCACCCGGGCGGTGTTCGGCATCCAGAGCACCGTGGCCGGTCTCCGGGCGCTGACTGAGGACTCCATGTTGACcagagacaaagtgagaggACAAGAGGACTGGTCGTGGTTTAACGTCCTCACAGCCACGGGGTTCTTCATGTTTGAGAATTTTGCACTACACGCCTCCAGTGTGGTATTCAGGTCATTTGACCTCCCACTGGCGACACACCATTTCTTCGCCCTGTCAGGGTATGCGGGGGCGGTGGTGTGGGACTCCCATGGCCACTACCTGCCGATGGTTACGCTGCTGCTGGAGATAAGCACGCCGTTCACCTGTATATCCTGGATGTTACTGAAG GCCGGCTGGGCACGCACCCTGATCTGGAGAGCTAACCAGTGGGTGATGATCCACATGTTCCACTGTCGCATGGTGCTCACCTACCACCTCTGGTGGGTAACCTTCACCCACTGGGGGGACGTGAACACCCACATTGCCCTGCCCCCGCGCCTGCTTTTCTTCACTGGCCTTGCTCTGCTCACGCTCATCCTCAACCCCATCTGGACACAGAAGAAGACCATGCAGCTGCTCAAGCCTGTGGACTGGAACTTTGGCAACAAGCCGGCTACCTTAAACGGGGCTGCGGACGGCCTGTCTGGGGTTTCCATCAAACCTCATGCTAGCTAA